One region of Paraburkholderia acidiphila genomic DNA includes:
- a CDS encoding DUF3311 domain-containing protein — protein MSLRLLAALPFIGILLGVPFVNRTEPLVLGMPLVLAWIVMWVVLAAAIMGIVYRLDPANRLPLEAEAEVRS, from the coding sequence ATGTCACTGCGGTTGCTCGCTGCCTTGCCCTTCATCGGCATCCTGTTAGGGGTGCCGTTCGTCAATCGCACCGAGCCGCTCGTGCTCGGCATGCCGCTCGTGCTGGCCTGGATCGTCATGTGGGTCGTGCTGGCCGCGGCGATCATGGGGATCGTCTACCGGCTCGATCCGGCCAACCGGCTTCCACTCGAAGCGGAAGCGGAGGTGCGGTCATGA